A single window of Thiomicrorhabdus immobilis DNA harbors:
- the rpsR gene encoding 30S ribosomal protein S18, whose product MARGFGRKKFCRFTADGVKQIDYKDLDTLKAYITETGKIVPSRITGTSAKYQRQLATAIKRARYIALLPYTDQHK is encoded by the coding sequence ATGGCTAGAGGATTTGGTAGAAAAAAATTCTGTCGTTTTACCGCTGACGGCGTTAAACAAATTGATTACAAAGACTTAGATACTTTGAAAGCATATATTACTGAAACAGGTAAAATTGTTCCTAGTCGTATTACTGGAACAAGCGCTAAGTATCAGCGTCAATTAGCAACTGCAATCAAACGTGCGCGTTACATTGCATTATTGCCATACACTGATCAACACAAATAA
- a CDS encoding DUF2232 domain-containing protein → MLGIANYSMKGPMQAIIAVVLFSALSVFLAPFGILVGAIIALVTLRISVTEGFKTLIWGVVSNVALTILISGNYFPAMISIIEYMLPIWLLAVVLRQTNSLALALQLAMVITGLSVVLFHMAVPNPVDWWVALFNQYVAPLFEASQIPFDAKLIPNLAEMVTMLIAIFMIILWFSILIIARWWQSELYNPGQFKIDFYQISLPKSTAYTAIVLAILGLVSGAEAGLVYDLSGIIIAGLMFQGIAIAHHTVATKELNKAWLVGLYILLFLFPQAMLILATIGLVDTWVDFRNRWENEEL, encoded by the coding sequence ATGCTAGGAATAGCCAACTACTCAATGAAAGGCCCAATGCAGGCCATTATTGCAGTCGTTTTATTTTCAGCGTTAAGTGTTTTTTTAGCACCATTCGGAATACTGGTTGGTGCGATTATCGCCTTGGTTACTTTAAGAATTTCAGTAACAGAAGGCTTTAAAACCCTAATTTGGGGTGTGGTTAGCAATGTCGCTCTGACGATTTTGATTTCAGGAAATTATTTTCCTGCAATGATTTCGATTATTGAGTACATGCTTCCGATTTGGTTATTGGCGGTTGTCTTAAGACAAACCAATTCTTTAGCCTTAGCACTCCAGTTAGCTATGGTGATTACTGGTTTGAGTGTTGTCCTATTCCATATGGCAGTACCCAATCCAGTGGATTGGTGGGTCGCACTATTTAACCAATATGTTGCGCCACTATTTGAAGCTTCACAAATACCTTTTGATGCTAAGTTAATCCCTAATTTAGCAGAAATGGTAACGATGCTAATCGCTATCTTTATGATTATTCTATGGTTCTCCATTTTAATCATTGCTAGATGGTGGCAGAGTGAGCTTTATAATCCAGGTCAGTTTAAAATTGACTTTTACCAAATATCGTTACCTAAATCGACTGCTTATACAGCGATTGTTTTAGCGATTCTTGGTCTAGTTAGTGGCGCTGAGGCAGGTTTGGTTTATGACTTGTCAGGTATCATCATCGCCGGTTTGATGTTTCAAGGCATAGCCATTGCACATCATACGGTGGCGACTAAAGAGCTTAATAAAGCTTGGTTGGTTGGGTTATATATATTGTTATTCTTATTTCCACAAGCTATGTTGATTTTAGCAACCATCGGTTTGGTAGACACTTGGGTCGACTTTAGAAACCGATGGGAAAATGAAGAACTATAG
- the rplI gene encoding 50S ribosomal protein L9 — protein sequence MNVILLEKVQNLGSLGDQVSVKSGYARNFLIPQGKAKAATKENVAEFEAMRAELEKAAAAELAVAQGVYENLNGQVVTIESVAGDEGKLFGSIGTQDIADALKASGFEVERRDVRMPEGALRHVGTYEIDVQLHSDVVASITVEIKASAE from the coding sequence ATGAATGTTATTCTGCTTGAAAAAGTACAAAATCTAGGATCTTTAGGTGATCAAGTTTCAGTTAAATCTGGTTATGCTCGTAACTTTTTGATTCCTCAAGGTAAAGCAAAAGCAGCAACTAAAGAAAACGTTGCAGAATTTGAAGCTATGCGCGCTGAGCTTGAAAAAGCGGCAGCAGCTGAATTAGCAGTTGCACAAGGTGTTTACGAAAACCTAAACGGTCAAGTAGTAACTATCGAGTCAGTTGCTGGTGATGAAGGTAAATTATTCGGTTCTATTGGTACTCAAGACATCGCTGATGCGCTTAAGGCTTCAGGATTTGAAGTTGAGCGTCGCGACGTTCGTATGCCTGAAGGTGCTCTACGTCACGTAGGTACTTATGAAATTGATGTTCAATTACACTCAGATGTAGTTGCTTCAATCACAGTAGAAATCAAAGCGTCTGCAGAGTAA
- the dnaB gene encoding replicative DNA helicase, whose translation MAKSNSSNNTVDELFKVPPHSIEAEQSVLGGLMLSNDVLDDVVVIVNAGDFYTKQHQVIFEAIFELSRNNKPFDLISVVAYLSNVGLLDTAGDKSYLAELVKNTPGSANILYYSQLVRDKSILRKLIQASNEVAETAYFPKGKDIRDVLDIAEAKIMGIAEHGEGKERLYKSMDVLLESAINKIDELFNSEGTITGQETHLTKFDELTAGLQKGDLIIVAGRPSMGKTTFSMNMAENIATKNGTPVAVFSMEMPGESLAMRMISSIGRIDAGRMRTGKLAQDDWPKLNKAINILSQAKVYIDDTPALMITELRARARRIDKDVRDLQRKEATEAGLEDPEKAVTGLGLVVVDYLQLMRGSANSENRVNEISEISRGLKALAKELNIPVIALSQLNRSLEQRPNKRPVMSDLRESGAIEQDADLIIFIYRDEVYNPDTEDKGMAEIILGKHRNGSLGTVPLTFIGQYTRFENHAAFDIPDESY comes from the coding sequence ATGGCTAAAAGTAATTCTTCAAATAATACTGTCGACGAACTCTTTAAAGTTCCCCCTCATTCAATTGAAGCTGAGCAATCTGTACTCGGTGGTTTAATGCTCTCTAATGATGTGCTCGATGACGTCGTTGTTATTGTTAATGCCGGTGATTTTTACACTAAACAGCATCAGGTCATCTTTGAGGCTATTTTTGAATTAAGCCGTAACAACAAACCTTTCGATCTTATCTCAGTGGTCGCTTATTTAAGCAATGTCGGCTTGCTGGATACCGCAGGTGACAAAAGTTATTTAGCGGAACTGGTTAAAAACACACCCGGTTCAGCCAACATCCTTTATTACTCGCAATTGGTTCGTGATAAGTCCATCTTAAGAAAATTAATCCAGGCCAGTAATGAAGTCGCTGAAACCGCTTATTTCCCAAAAGGTAAGGATATTCGTGATGTGTTGGATATCGCGGAAGCCAAAATCATGGGGATCGCGGAGCATGGTGAAGGTAAAGAGCGTCTGTATAAATCAATGGATGTTTTACTGGAATCGGCAATCAATAAGATTGATGAGTTATTTAACTCTGAGGGTACGATTACCGGTCAGGAGACCCACCTCACCAAATTCGATGAATTAACCGCAGGTTTACAAAAGGGCGATTTGATTATCGTCGCCGGCCGTCCTTCGATGGGTAAAACCACCTTCTCGATGAATATGGCGGAGAATATCGCCACCAAAAATGGCACCCCGGTTGCCGTATTCAGTATGGAGATGCCGGGTGAGTCCTTGGCTATGCGTATGATCAGTTCGATTGGGCGTATTGACGCTGGTCGCATGCGAACAGGAAAACTCGCCCAGGATGATTGGCCTAAACTTAACAAGGCGATTAACATCCTCTCTCAAGCTAAAGTTTATATTGATGATACACCAGCTTTAATGATTACCGAATTAAGAGCCCGTGCGCGTCGTATTGATAAAGATGTGCGTGACTTACAACGTAAAGAAGCCACCGAAGCGGGTTTGGAAGATCCGGAAAAAGCCGTTACCGGTTTGGGCTTGGTTGTGGTGGATTATCTTCAACTGATGCGTGGTTCCGCCAACTCAGAAAACCGTGTAAACGAAATTTCTGAAATCTCTCGAGGTTTGAAAGCACTCGCTAAAGAATTAAATATCCCCGTCATCGCTTTATCGCAGTTGAACCGAAGTTTGGAGCAGCGCCCGAATAAGCGCCCGGTTATGTCCGACTTACGTGAATCAGGTGCGATCGAGCAGGATGCCGATTTAATCATCTTTATCTACCGAGATGAAGTGTACAACCCGGATACTGAAGATAAAGGGATGGCTGAAATCATTTTAGGTAAACACCGTAATGGTTCTTTAGGAACGGTGCCTCTAACCTTTATCGGTCAATACACCCGTTTTGAAAACCATGCGGCATTTGATATCCCTGATGAGTCTTACTAG
- the alr gene encoding alanine racemase has product MMYRPAKAYLCLSALKNNLKSVQAMAPDSKVLAVIKANGYGHGIERVAHQLSGADAFGVASIDEAMLLRQKGFLHRILLLEGLFSEAEIPVVIQNRLDLVVHSQHQLNWLLNSKISSQISVWVKVDTGMHRLGFEPKELPSVISRLQNSANEFCIHIMSHFSSADEKSASAELFTQQQIDTFEDCTAAFTFNRSLANSAGIMRYPLSHYEWVRPGITLYGAGDIPGFENHGEAVMQLESEIISIKNIPAGESVGYANTWTAQRPSTIGVIAIGYGDGYPRHAPSGTPVLINGQRVPLVGRVSMDMITVDLTDLAVQPQIGDCAVLWGKELSVDEIARFSGTIGYELLCGITKRVPMIEVQ; this is encoded by the coding sequence ATGATGTATCGTCCAGCTAAGGCTTACCTGTGTTTGTCGGCTTTAAAAAACAACCTGAAATCGGTTCAAGCTATGGCTCCTGATAGTAAAGTGTTAGCGGTTATCAAAGCCAATGGCTATGGTCATGGAATAGAACGGGTTGCCCATCAGCTAAGTGGTGCGGACGCCTTTGGAGTGGCTTCAATTGATGAGGCTATGTTGTTGCGTCAAAAGGGGTTTCTACATCGTATCCTTCTGTTAGAAGGTTTGTTTTCAGAAGCGGAAATTCCAGTTGTGATCCAGAACCGTCTTGACTTAGTCGTGCATTCCCAACACCAGTTGAATTGGCTATTGAATAGTAAGATTAGCAGTCAAATCAGTGTCTGGGTTAAGGTGGATACCGGTATGCATCGTCTAGGCTTTGAGCCAAAAGAGTTGCCATCGGTCATTTCAAGATTACAAAATTCCGCCAATGAATTTTGCATTCATATCATGTCGCACTTTTCTTCCGCTGACGAAAAATCAGCCAGTGCAGAACTGTTCACCCAACAGCAGATTGATACGTTTGAGGATTGTACGGCCGCTTTTACATTCAATAGAAGCCTAGCCAATTCAGCAGGAATCATGCGTTATCCACTGAGTCATTATGAGTGGGTTCGCCCAGGCATTACTCTATATGGCGCAGGGGATATACCTGGTTTTGAAAACCACGGTGAAGCAGTTATGCAGCTAGAGTCGGAAATCATCTCCATAAAGAACATTCCAGCAGGTGAGTCCGTAGGATATGCCAATACGTGGACCGCACAACGACCCAGTACCATTGGGGTAATCGCGATTGGTTATGGTGATGGCTATCCTCGTCACGCCCCTTCAGGAACACCCGTACTGATTAATGGTCAACGTGTGCCACTGGTTGGCAGGGTGTCGATGGATATGATTACCGTAGATTTGACCGATCTAGCCGTCCAGCCCCAAATAGGGGATTGTGCCGTGCTTTGGGGTAAAGAGTTATCCGTTGATGAGATTGCCCGTTTTTCCGGCACTATTGGCTATGAGTTGCTGTGCGGAATAACCAAGCGAGTACCGATGATAGAGGTTCAGTAA
- a CDS encoding NUDIX domain-containing protein — translation MRNNQASTDDRGSVMPDKYLKIESNQQLFNGFFQVNLLKFSHSLYQGGSSPIVNREVFKRGEAVVVLLYDLVRQQIVLVEQCRAGAVEKALHNQDFNQAWLLEPVAGMIDQGETKEQACVRECLEETGIAISDIEYISEFYPSPGACDEVLYLFASNIDSSLVDTHAGLASEDEDIRVVLLPFSEAKQQLAQGKFNVATTYIALQWLIYQKLPGLATL, via the coding sequence GTGCGGAATAACCAAGCGAGTACCGATGATAGAGGTTCAGTAATGCCTGATAAGTATCTGAAGATAGAATCTAACCAGCAACTGTTCAACGGTTTTTTTCAAGTTAACCTGCTTAAGTTCAGCCATAGTCTGTACCAAGGCGGTAGCAGTCCAATTGTCAATCGTGAGGTTTTCAAACGGGGTGAGGCTGTCGTGGTTCTACTGTATGACCTAGTACGACAACAGATTGTTTTAGTTGAGCAGTGCCGTGCTGGTGCGGTGGAAAAAGCGTTGCACAATCAAGATTTCAACCAGGCCTGGTTGCTTGAACCGGTCGCGGGCATGATTGACCAAGGTGAAACTAAAGAGCAGGCATGTGTTCGCGAGTGCCTAGAGGAAACCGGTATCGCTATTTCAGACATCGAATATATCAGTGAATTTTATCCTAGTCCTGGTGCTTGTGACGAGGTGCTGTATTTATTTGCCAGCAATATCGATAGCTCTTTGGTCGATACCCATGCTGGTCTGGCAAGTGAAGACGAGGATATTCGGGTGGTGCTGTTACCCTTTAGTGAGGCTAAACAACAATTGGCACAAGGTAAGTTTAATGTGGCAACCACCTATATCGCACTTCAATGGTTGATTTATCAAAAGTTACCAGGCCTGGCCACTTTATAA
- a CDS encoding MATE family efflux transporter: MRVSWSAFKGESNQLIKLALPILLAQLALTGLGVVDTIMSGRVGTNDLAAVGLGTNIMLPVFMFATGVLLAITPIVSKAKGQNNLANMQLYFYQGLWLALPLGLLSLVILMNLNWLLDLLSLNPSVYQLTEEYLFYIAFGMPGVALYQALRFFWEGLGKTLPTMWISFFALFLNIPLNAIFIYGFGPIDAMGAAGCGVASTIVMWSMLIVAMVYIMKSSSVKPYIKNAKSLALDWHNGVKPILALGLPNSFALLFEVSLFSFIALFIAPLGATVIAAHQIAINFTSLAFMVPLSFAMALTVRVGYGFGESKKNKVQTTLFTGFLWALVIGVLLALVSFIFRVEIVEIYTLDKQVLALATILLLFAAMYQVFDAIQVCAAGALRGFHDTKVTMWVTLFSYWGVGLGLGYIFTFTDWFVPALGVQGFWLGIVLGLTLAAILLSIRLRVVYRANFK; the protein is encoded by the coding sequence ATGAGAGTTTCTTGGAGTGCTTTCAAAGGTGAATCGAATCAATTAATCAAGCTTGCGTTACCCATCTTGCTCGCCCAACTCGCTTTAACCGGTTTAGGTGTGGTCGATACCATTATGTCCGGTCGTGTGGGCACCAATGATTTAGCCGCCGTAGGGTTGGGCACCAATATTATGCTACCGGTGTTTATGTTCGCGACCGGTGTGCTGTTGGCGATTACCCCTATCGTTTCCAAAGCGAAAGGCCAAAACAACTTGGCCAATATGCAACTCTATTTCTACCAGGGTTTATGGCTGGCTTTGCCTTTGGGGTTGCTTTCATTGGTCATTTTGATGAATTTAAATTGGTTGCTGGACTTACTCTCGTTAAACCCATCGGTTTACCAACTGACTGAAGAATATCTGTTTTATATCGCATTTGGCATGCCGGGAGTGGCGTTATATCAAGCCTTAAGGTTCTTTTGGGAAGGGTTAGGTAAAACCTTGCCAACGATGTGGATCAGTTTTTTTGCGTTGTTTTTGAATATTCCTTTGAATGCCATTTTCATCTATGGCTTTGGGCCTATCGACGCGATGGGAGCTGCAGGTTGTGGGGTGGCGAGTACCATTGTCATGTGGTCCATGCTTATTGTGGCGATGGTCTATATCATGAAAAGTTCATCTGTAAAACCCTACATTAAAAATGCCAAAAGCTTGGCTTTAGATTGGCACAACGGCGTTAAACCTATTTTGGCTTTGGGTTTACCGAATTCATTCGCGTTGTTGTTTGAAGTCAGTTTGTTCAGCTTTATCGCACTTTTTATTGCGCCTTTAGGCGCGACTGTTATTGCCGCACATCAAATTGCAATCAACTTCACCTCTTTGGCTTTTATGGTTCCTTTAAGTTTTGCGATGGCGCTTACCGTTAGAGTGGGTTATGGCTTTGGAGAATCCAAAAAGAATAAAGTTCAAACCACGTTATTTACCGGTTTTTTATGGGCACTAGTGATTGGTGTATTGCTGGCATTGGTTAGTTTCATTTTCAGAGTTGAGATTGTTGAGATTTACACGCTAGATAAACAGGTACTGGCACTGGCGACAATCCTGCTATTGTTTGCCGCCATGTATCAAGTGTTTGATGCCATACAAGTATGTGCAGCCGGCGCATTAAGAGGGTTTCACGATACCAAAGTCACGATGTGGGTCACATTGTTCAGTTATTGGGGGGTTGGCTTAGGTTTGGGTTATATCTTCACCTTTACCGATTGGTTTGTTCCAGCTTTAGGTGTGCAAGGATTTTGGTTGGGTATTGTGCTGGGACTCACTTTGGCGGCTATATTATTGTCAATACGTTTAAGGGTTGTTTATCGTGCCAATTTCAAATAA
- a CDS encoding YchJ family protein, translated as MPISNNQSHLPDKSMECVCGSQKSYAECCMPFHHGIAKPETAEQLMRSRFSAFELLLEEYLMDSWDKVTRPGHIDFTPGLHWTKLVINGRKQGRKKDQQGWVTFVAYYQLGSEQGHLHEKSFFTRNEQGEWQYVDGEIKN; from the coding sequence GTGCCAATTTCAAATAATCAAAGCCATTTGCCCGACAAATCGATGGAGTGTGTTTGCGGCAGTCAAAAATCCTACGCTGAATGTTGTATGCCATTCCATCATGGCATAGCCAAACCCGAGACCGCTGAACAACTGATGCGCTCACGTTTTAGTGCCTTTGAATTGCTTTTGGAAGAATACTTGATGGATTCTTGGGATAAAGTGACCAGGCCTGGCCATATTGATTTTACCCCTGGATTGCATTGGACCAAATTAGTCATTAATGGTCGAAAGCAAGGGCGTAAAAAAGATCAACAAGGTTGGGTCACTTTTGTGGCTTATTATCAACTAGGTTCAGAGCAAGGCCATCTACACGAGAAAAGTTTTTTTACACGAAATGAACAAGGCGAGTGGCAATATGTCGATGGAGAAATTAAAAACTAA
- a CDS encoding SPOR domain-containing protein, with amino-acid sequence MSLTISELESERARILEEIESKASKISQNNPSQENSLSLNDWLNAAEEVMPENPKLKQKSNYSNKLLSSPNSNNKASFFGVIIMLSLFLTILGVIYIAYTSIHKELQAAIIAKEENMAQIKLLQSDMENLSEVVASGGKSELFSQLENKVITLENKVAELNQMLSSQDKVSTAALSVTNAESQDSDSATVPSVVTAVSSSTERNTLVTESILDEKLKSYTDQLESKIDKKLEVILNHLRQGGDANLLPNLKSAEANSSQADSTVQASEIETPTVNTVETPVVEEPLVKLVAPVSKPLAPKAPDAPLISSSQEVNWLLEQPKMHYILQLASMPDADSLKKIAAKNQLKDAKILPQTRNNVTNYVLVTGSFANRDAADALAKEIKSSTGITPWVRKVRDLSSRVQ; translated from the coding sequence ATGTCGCTTACTATTTCAGAATTAGAATCAGAAAGAGCCAGAATCCTTGAAGAAATCGAATCTAAAGCTAGCAAGATTTCTCAAAACAACCCTTCACAAGAAAACTCCCTATCTTTAAATGATTGGTTAAATGCCGCAGAGGAAGTTATGCCAGAAAACCCAAAACTTAAGCAAAAGTCTAACTACAGCAACAAGTTACTATCCAGTCCTAATTCAAATAATAAGGCCTCGTTCTTTGGCGTTATTATTATGCTTTCTCTATTTTTAACCATTTTGGGTGTGATTTATATTGCTTATACCAGTATCCATAAGGAATTACAGGCTGCCATCATCGCAAAAGAAGAGAATATGGCGCAAATCAAACTACTGCAAAGCGATATGGAAAACTTGAGTGAGGTAGTGGCGTCTGGTGGAAAATCTGAATTATTTTCCCAGCTAGAGAATAAGGTAATTACCCTAGAGAACAAGGTTGCCGAACTTAACCAAATGCTATCCAGCCAAGATAAGGTGTCTACGGCGGCTCTTTCTGTTACAAATGCCGAGAGTCAAGATTCTGATTCTGCAACAGTGCCATCGGTAGTGACTGCAGTAAGCTCTAGCACGGAGAGAAACACCTTAGTGACAGAATCTATTTTGGACGAAAAATTAAAGAGTTATACCGATCAGTTAGAATCAAAAATCGATAAAAAATTGGAAGTGATTCTGAATCATTTAAGGCAGGGTGGCGATGCTAACTTATTGCCTAATTTAAAATCTGCTGAAGCAAATTCTAGCCAGGCTGATTCAACCGTGCAAGCATCGGAAATTGAAACACCTACGGTCAATACGGTTGAAACCCCGGTTGTTGAAGAGCCGCTTGTAAAGTTGGTTGCGCCTGTTAGCAAGCCTTTGGCTCCTAAAGCGCCCGATGCCCCTTTAATCAGTAGTTCTCAAGAAGTGAATTGGTTATTGGAACAGCCTAAAATGCATTATATTTTACAGTTGGCGAGTATGCCTGATGCGGATTCCCTTAAAAAGATTGCCGCTAAGAATCAGCTAAAAGATGCGAAGATTTTGCCGCAAACACGTAACAACGTTACTAACTACGTTCTGGTCACAGGTTCGTTTGCCAATAGAGATGCAGCAGATGCCTTGGCAAAAGAGATCAAGTCCAGTACCGGAATCAC